The Nocardia arthritidis genome has a window encoding:
- a CDS encoding MFS transporter, whose amino-acid sequence MIDHELRTKKPATTAGIRIFAVYAGAALGPLGGGVVAPMLPQIAGSFHAGTDTTALTMTAYFIPFAAVQLISGTVGERWGRRRTVLAAYLIYLIAAVAGAAAPNMVALLVTRTIMGTANAFISPLLLSGLADMVPAARLSRAVGLLASCQAAGQSVAPLLGGIAAATNWRWAFVGVAVAAGALALAPPPGAPRPGTRAPRLRPLVNRRMGKLSAAAFVSYFGAAGLPFLVALYAGEHLGVRPAVIGVALLGFGVAGLLLGASWGALGDRFGARRCGAIAAVCSAVLVIATGSTTTLLELVICWTGAGVAYSMLNVSLQNLTVREVPDNRGGALSAVSAFRFGGAAVAPIALLPLYHVAPELSFLVAGGSLLVATISLALLRPPIALAALRP is encoded by the coding sequence ATGATCGACCACGAATTACGCACGAAGAAACCTGCGACCACAGCGGGAATCCGGATATTCGCCGTATACGCGGGCGCGGCACTCGGCCCGCTCGGCGGCGGAGTGGTGGCCCCGATGTTGCCGCAGATCGCCGGCTCGTTCCACGCCGGCACCGATACGACGGCGCTGACGATGACCGCGTACTTCATTCCCTTCGCGGCCGTACAGCTGATCTCCGGGACCGTCGGGGAACGCTGGGGCAGGCGCCGGACCGTGCTAGCCGCCTATCTGATCTACCTGATCGCCGCGGTGGCCGGGGCGGCGGCGCCGAATATGGTGGCGCTGTTGGTAACTCGGACGATCATGGGTACCGCCAACGCGTTCATCTCGCCGCTGCTGCTATCCGGACTGGCCGATATGGTGCCCGCCGCCCGGCTGAGCCGAGCGGTCGGACTGCTCGCCAGCTGCCAGGCCGCCGGACAGTCGGTGGCGCCACTGCTCGGAGGCATTGCGGCAGCGACGAATTGGCGTTGGGCGTTCGTCGGCGTCGCCGTCGCGGCCGGTGCGCTCGCGCTGGCGCCACCGCCGGGAGCGCCCCGCCCAGGCACCCGAGCACCGCGCCTACGGCCGCTGGTGAATCGGCGGATGGGCAAGCTGTCGGCGGCCGCGTTCGTCAGCTACTTCGGCGCGGCCGGATTGCCGTTCCTGGTCGCGCTGTACGCCGGGGAGCACCTGGGGGTCCGGCCCGCCGTGATCGGTGTCGCCCTGCTCGGATTCGGCGTCGCCGGACTGCTGCTCGGCGCGAGCTGGGGCGCGCTCGGCGACCGGTTCGGCGCCCGGCGCTGCGGGGCGATCGCCGCCGTCTGCTCGGCGGTGCTCGTCATCGCGACCGGATCGACGACAACGCTGCTGGAGCTGGTCATCTGCTGGACCGGCGCGGGCGTCGCCTACTCGATGCTCAATGTGTCGCTGCAAAACCTCACTGTCCGTGAGGTTCCCGACAATCGGGGCGGCGCGCTGTCCGCGGTGTCGGCCTTCCGGTTCGGCGGGGCCGCCGTCGCCCCCATCGCCCTGCTGCCGCTCTACCACGTGGCACCCGAGCTGTCGTTCCTCGTCGCCGGTGGATCGCTGCTGGTGGCGACGATCAGCCTGGCGCTGCTGCGGCCGCCGATCGCGCTCGCGGCACTGCGGCCGTGA
- a CDS encoding alkaline phosphatase family protein, with product MWDTKHGIKNNNFDATPFEKYPTVFTQLEQAKPGLKTESIATWQPITIMAGSNDPHADVNIATPGQPNDTDESKIDAATADTGAAAIAKDAPDFLFVHLDQVDEAGHSHGSKSREYLDAIERVDEQVGKIVAAVDARAKANPAEKWQIIVTADHGHRPNGGHGGQSAEETANFVIARGSAFKPGAKTANSLVDITPTAVALLGVPASKDFDGNSMINAE from the coding sequence GTGTGGGATACCAAGCACGGCATCAAGAACAACAACTTTGACGCAACGCCGTTCGAGAAGTACCCGACCGTATTCACCCAGTTGGAGCAGGCCAAGCCGGGGCTGAAGACCGAATCGATCGCCACTTGGCAGCCGATCACCATCATGGCGGGCAGCAACGATCCGCACGCCGACGTCAATATCGCGACGCCCGGTCAGCCGAACGATACGGACGAATCGAAGATCGACGCGGCCACCGCGGACACCGGCGCAGCGGCGATCGCCAAGGACGCTCCCGACTTCCTTTTCGTCCACCTGGACCAGGTGGACGAGGCGGGCCACAGCCACGGCAGCAAGTCGCGGGAGTACCTCGACGCCATCGAGCGCGTCGACGAGCAGGTCGGCAAAATCGTTGCGGCCGTTGACGCCAGGGCCAAGGCGAACCCCGCCGAGAAGTGGCAGATCATCGTGACCGCCGACCATGGCCACCGCCCCAATGGCGGCCACGGCGGCCAATCCGCCGAGGAGACGGCAAATTTCGTGATCGCCCGCGGCTCGGCGTTCAAACCCGGTGCCAAGACCGCGAATTCGCTTGTCGACATCACCCCGACCGCCGTCGCCCTGCTCGGCGTACCCGCCAGCAAGGATTTCGACGGCAACTCCATGATCAACGCCGAATGA
- a CDS encoding GAF domain-containing protein — protein sequence MPTGGHNEYLFETMGSEPRLIADGGRARDFRKVSSIFRGAERTLMNGLLAEVVATGDTVVRTGRTADDEPRTIAGFPVIGPDNNVAGVRVAADADTAAPVHHRTTVAYQWELGIPNGPPRLHMPQQLVDLLEITETHRDRVVFGPLDFFIRVARTPQLVRMWESIVDAQPGYVDSGTLLMQTGDGQPWALLYAQRYVTTEVGPRLRVLCQDVTDTMDPREMRREIMDVNLAHAAIESSGQFGNIWDWRWPVTCILKWIPGFPPGLGHGASSGQRPGLHPDDIARMPEIRARAFAEGHVRERVRARRLAGGWMSGTFTWRPIDPEVSKTIGFALVKFDEPDGE from the coding sequence GTGCCGACAGGGGGGCACAACGAATATCTGTTCGAGACAATGGGTTCGGAACCTCGGCTGATCGCCGACGGCGGCCGCGCGCGCGATTTCCGCAAGGTATCCAGCATCTTTCGGGGCGCCGAGCGGACATTGATGAACGGTCTGCTCGCCGAGGTCGTCGCGACGGGGGACACCGTGGTCCGGACCGGCCGCACCGCCGACGACGAACCGCGCACGATCGCCGGGTTTCCGGTGATCGGTCCGGACAACAACGTCGCCGGTGTGCGGGTCGCGGCCGACGCCGATACCGCAGCGCCGGTTCACCATCGGACGACCGTCGCCTACCAGTGGGAGCTCGGGATTCCGAACGGTCCACCGCGCCTGCATATGCCGCAGCAGTTGGTGGATCTGCTGGAGATCACCGAAACCCACCGGGATCGAGTGGTGTTCGGGCCGTTGGACTTTTTCATCCGGGTCGCCCGGACTCCGCAACTCGTGCGGATGTGGGAGTCGATCGTCGACGCGCAACCCGGCTATGTGGACTCCGGGACGTTGCTCATGCAGACCGGCGACGGGCAGCCGTGGGCGCTGCTGTACGCGCAACGGTACGTCACGACCGAGGTGGGGCCGCGGCTGCGGGTGCTGTGCCAGGACGTCACCGACACCATGGACCCGCGTGAGATGCGCAGGGAGATAATGGATGTCAACCTGGCGCACGCGGCCATCGAGTCCAGTGGGCAGTTCGGCAATATCTGGGACTGGCGGTGGCCGGTCACCTGCATCCTGAAATGGATTCCGGGTTTCCCGCCCGGCCTGGGACACGGCGCCAGCAGCGGCCAGCGGCCTGGGCTGCATCCGGACGATATCGCCCGGATGCCCGAGATCCGCGCCCGTGCGTTCGCCGAAGGGCATGTGCGAGAACGTGTTCGAGCGCGCCGATTGGCAGGCGGTTGGATGTCCGGCACCTTCACCTGGCGTCCCATCGATCCGGAGGTATCGAAGACCATCGGTTTCGCACTGGTGAAATTCGATGAGCCGGATGGCGAGTGA
- a CDS encoding Wadjet anti-phage system protein JetD domain-containing protein → MNREPLLAAAIRDWIATHPTVRVPLREILGAAAAVDRTAAASVGWRTRIMAALTDLTESGDIRLPTTSWDRTALPALPSFVTRAVEPNDPPPSRERAVWHAELSWAAQLCDADVLTATEYRQLTDINAWLRRRTGTVIPMRERSLEIFGDEKVLDTVVLGRLFSPGRLTWELLQAFPCWPPVEQVVLGNAAWLIVENYTTYYSIARRARETDFDGRIIWGSGNQVATRLSALTGAPKPLRCWYFGDIDAGGFRVARSASRRAQLLGLPALEPARGLYRLALRHGNARVDKANSPNEDALIWIRDWVGGQLGRDLAESVRGRSRIVQEYVGRVLLAETSVVQWF, encoded by the coding sequence GTGAATCGTGAGCCATTACTGGCCGCCGCGATTCGCGACTGGATCGCGACCCACCCCACGGTGCGGGTGCCGTTACGCGAGATACTCGGCGCGGCAGCGGCGGTGGACCGAACCGCCGCCGCATCGGTCGGCTGGCGGACGCGGATCATGGCTGCCTTGACCGACCTGACCGAATCCGGCGATATCCGCTTACCGACCACCTCCTGGGATCGCACGGCGCTACCTGCGCTGCCGTCGTTCGTGACCAGGGCCGTCGAGCCGAACGACCCGCCGCCGTCGCGAGAGCGAGCGGTTTGGCATGCGGAGCTGTCATGGGCAGCGCAGCTCTGTGATGCGGATGTACTGACGGCGACCGAGTACCGGCAGCTGACGGATATCAACGCATGGCTGCGCCGACGTACCGGGACGGTGATTCCGATGCGCGAACGGTCGTTGGAGATCTTCGGTGACGAAAAGGTTCTCGACACCGTTGTCCTCGGCCGGCTGTTCTCGCCTGGCAGACTCACTTGGGAACTGCTGCAAGCCTTTCCGTGCTGGCCGCCGGTCGAGCAGGTCGTGCTCGGCAACGCGGCCTGGCTCATCGTCGAGAATTACACGACCTATTACTCGATCGCTCGTCGTGCCCGCGAGACGGATTTCGACGGCCGGATCATCTGGGGATCCGGAAACCAGGTGGCAACTCGCCTTTCCGCGCTCACCGGTGCGCCGAAACCGTTGCGGTGCTGGTATTTCGGTGACATAGACGCAGGTGGATTCCGGGTGGCCCGATCCGCGTCCCGCCGGGCACAGCTGCTGGGACTGCCAGCTCTGGAACCTGCCCGCGGCCTGTATAGGCTGGCGTTGCGGCATGGGAACGCGCGTGTGGACAAGGCGAATTCGCCCAACGAGGACGCACTTATCTGGATCCGGGACTGGGTAGGCGGGCAGCTCGGGCGGGACCTGGCGGAGTCGGTTCGCGGCCGAAGCCGGATCGTGCAAGAGTACGTCGGGCGGGTATTGCTCGCGGAAACCAGTGTTGTGCAATGGTTTTGA
- a CDS encoding DeoR/GlpR family DNA-binding transcription regulator, translating to MTVAADRHAEIVRALQAGEVVTVAELARALRTSEVTVRRDLAELEHAGVLRRVRGGAVSSMLRGEGLPFAMRELERGEVKARIAAAAVSLIADGESVVLDSGTTGLAAAHALSSRRVTVVPLAVNSLAVLATAARVSLLLPGGTVRTGELSLVGPMAEQNLSTLRFDTMLLTCCGFSAHRGVTAYDLQDAAVKRAAMSASTRTIAMVDSSKFARTAMAVVCQTSAIDIVVTDTDAPHDAVAALRAEGIEVHRV from the coding sequence ATGACTGTGGCGGCGGATCGGCATGCGGAGATCGTTCGGGCGTTGCAGGCCGGTGAGGTGGTTACCGTCGCGGAACTGGCCCGCGCATTGCGGACATCGGAGGTTACGGTTCGGCGTGATCTGGCCGAACTGGAGCATGCCGGGGTGCTGCGGCGGGTGCGCGGCGGCGCGGTCAGTTCGATGCTGCGGGGCGAGGGGCTGCCGTTCGCCATGCGGGAGTTGGAGCGCGGCGAGGTCAAGGCCCGGATCGCCGCCGCTGCGGTCTCGTTGATCGCCGATGGCGAATCGGTCGTACTCGACAGCGGCACAACAGGTTTGGCTGCGGCGCACGCGTTGAGCTCGCGCCGGGTGACGGTGGTGCCGCTCGCGGTCAATTCGCTCGCGGTACTCGCGACGGCGGCGCGGGTTTCGCTGCTGCTGCCGGGCGGAACCGTGCGGACAGGTGAGTTGTCATTGGTCGGACCGATGGCCGAGCAGAATTTGTCGACGCTTCGATTCGACACAATGTTGTTGACCTGCTGCGGTTTCAGCGCACACCGCGGGGTGACGGCCTACGACCTGCAGGACGCGGCGGTCAAGCGGGCGGCCATGTCCGCGTCGACGCGGACCATCGCGATGGTCGACTCCAGCAAATTCGCGCGCACGGCGATGGCCGTCGTCTGCCAGACCTCGGCGATCGATATCGTCGTCACCGATACCGACGCCCCGCACGATGCGGTCGCCGCGTTACGCGCCGAAGGCATCGAGGTGCATCGTGTCTGA
- a CDS encoding alkaline phosphatase family protein has protein sequence MRSNSAANANTILRATVAATIATAVLGAAGPAAALPQLPDTGSPGSGSSDGGSTRPGGRKVVVIGLDGTMYSKVVEAKAPNLLKLAEQGTLGQSSIAPHTTISGPSWATVLTGVGYQARHQEQQL, from the coding sequence ATGAGATCGAATAGCGCCGCCAACGCCAACACCATCCTCCGCGCGACCGTCGCGGCCACCATTGCCACCGCCGTGCTCGGCGCCGCCGGACCTGCGGCGGCACTCCCCCAGCTGCCCGATACCGGTTCGCCGGGCAGCGGATCGTCCGATGGCGGCTCGACCAGGCCGGGCGGTAGGAAAGTGGTGGTCATCGGGCTCGACGGCACCATGTACAGCAAGGTCGTCGAGGCGAAGGCGCCGAATCTGCTGAAGCTGGCCGAGCAGGGCACGCTCGGCCAGTCCTCGATCGCACCGCACACCACCATCTCCGGACCGTCCTGGGCCACCGTGCTCACGGGTGTGGGATACCAAGCACGGCATCAAGAACAACAACTTTGA
- a CDS encoding MFS transporter yields MSDSAGAATIARAKPHVRAHVSIAATFFVHALLFASWTAHIPHIKDRLQLDDGALGTALLGAPIGSVTAMTIASWLLPRLGSKRMIQATVVGYAAGGVAVGLADSTILLFAALAFWGLFQGALDVAMNTQAVTVERAVAAPIMSRLHGIWSIGGFSGALVGAGAVAIGLELSVQLAGLGSIAIALIWALSRPLIADGAKPAATEPNPTRGHLSVTVLTLGGIAFASMLCEGAVADWSATYLRDDLGAGAASSGLGYAAYAFTMVLTRLNGAVLQRRFGNRTLLPALATVYAVGMCAALAVRQPTVALLGFAAMGVGLALLVPSAFSAAGAVGQDNSHGSAIAAVAALGWFGYVSGPPLIGHLADRTGLSAALWMLPALAIVIAATARFSGAFGIDAPRRWFRKLWDRRSPTGFPRIRPTGNRCPDEC; encoded by the coding sequence GTGTCTGATTCGGCGGGAGCCGCGACCATCGCCCGAGCGAAACCGCATGTCCGCGCGCATGTTTCGATCGCGGCGACATTCTTCGTGCACGCACTGCTGTTCGCATCGTGGACCGCGCACATCCCGCACATCAAGGACCGATTGCAGCTCGACGACGGAGCTTTGGGCACCGCGCTGCTCGGCGCCCCGATCGGTTCGGTGACGGCGATGACGATCGCGAGCTGGTTGCTGCCGCGGCTCGGCAGCAAGCGCATGATCCAGGCAACGGTGGTCGGCTACGCGGCAGGCGGGGTGGCGGTCGGACTCGCGGATTCGACGATCCTGCTGTTCGCCGCGCTCGCGTTCTGGGGCCTGTTCCAGGGCGCGCTCGACGTGGCGATGAATACCCAGGCCGTGACGGTGGAGCGGGCGGTGGCCGCGCCGATAATGTCTCGGCTGCACGGGATTTGGAGTATCGGCGGATTCTCGGGCGCACTGGTCGGCGCGGGCGCCGTCGCGATCGGCCTCGAGTTGAGCGTCCAACTCGCCGGGCTCGGCTCGATCGCGATCGCGCTGATCTGGGCGCTGTCCCGGCCACTTATCGCCGACGGCGCGAAACCCGCCGCAACCGAGCCCAATCCGACGCGCGGACACCTCTCCGTGACGGTATTGACGTTGGGCGGCATAGCTTTTGCCTCGATGTTGTGCGAGGGCGCGGTTGCCGACTGGTCGGCGACCTATCTCCGCGACGACCTCGGCGCCGGTGCGGCGTCGTCCGGCCTCGGCTATGCGGCGTACGCGTTCACGATGGTGCTGACCAGGCTGAACGGCGCTGTGCTGCAACGCCGATTCGGTAACAGGACGCTTCTTCCGGCGCTGGCGACGGTGTACGCGGTCGGCATGTGCGCGGCATTGGCGGTTCGCCAGCCGACGGTCGCATTACTCGGTTTCGCCGCGATGGGGGTCGGGCTGGCATTGCTCGTCCCGAGCGCGTTCAGCGCGGCCGGCGCTGTCGGCCAAGACAATTCGCACGGCTCGGCTATCGCGGCCGTCGCGGCGCTCGGCTGGTTCGGCTACGTTTCGGGACCGCCACTCATCGGCCACCTGGCCGACCGCACCGGACTGAGCGCCGCCCTGTGGATGCTCCCCGCGCTCGCCATCGTGATCGCGGCGACGGCACGGTTCAGCGGAGCCTTCGGCATCGACGCGCCGCGTCGGTGGTTCCGGAAGCTCTGGGATCGGCGCTCCCCCACTGGCTTTCCCCGGATTCGGCCGACCGGGAACCGATGTCCTGATGAATGCTGA